Proteins from one Mercurialis annua linkage group LG7, ddMerAnnu1.2, whole genome shotgun sequence genomic window:
- the LOC126656204 gene encoding cytochrome b561 and DOMON domain-containing protein At3g25290-like: MASISFYVLITAFSLLILQATSQTCKSQKNSGNNLYANCVDLPSLTSYLHYTFDSSNSTLSVAFLASPPSPNGWIAWGINPTATGMAGTQALVAYKDSKGALTVKTFNISSYTVATVVQEKLSFEVWDTRAEEVSGGRRLFAKIKVPAELAAKGAVNQVWQVGPAVDDTDKGVLRPHAMGGPNFNSKGSLSLSTSAVSGSGGGGGGGGVDSRTKKRNIHGVLNAVSWGILFPIGAIIARYLRSFQSADPIWFYLHVGCQVSAYAIGVAGWGMGIKLGSESKGFEYSGHRRIGISLFALATLQIFALFLRPKKDHKYRFYWNLYHHGVGYAILILGILNVFKGLDILNPEGKWKSAYIIVIAVLGAIALLLEIITWIVVLKRSNKSTKPYDGYSGQGRQQPFTS, encoded by the exons ATGGCTTCCATTAGTTTCTATGTTCTAATCACTGCATTTTCTCTTCTAATTTTACAAGCCACTTCACAAACCTGCAAATCCCAAAAAAATTCCGGCAACAATCTCTACGCAAATTGCGTAGACCTTCCTTCACTAACCTCATACCTCCACTACACTTTTGATTCTTCCAATTCTACCCTCTCAGTCGCCTTTCTAGCGTCTCCGCCTTCCCCCAACGGCTGGATTGCATGGGGAATTAACCCCACGGCCACCGGAATGGCCGGAACTCAGGCGCTGGTCGCTTATAAAGACTCTAAAGGAGCTTTAACTGTTAAAACTTTTAATATCAGTTCTTACACTGTTGCTACTGTGGTTCAGGAGAAACTTAGCTTTGAAGTGTGGGATACACGCGCCGAGGAAGTGAGTGGTGGTAGGAGGTTATTTGCGAAAATTAAAGTTCCGGCGGAATTAGCGGCGAAAGGGGCGGTTAATCAGGTTTGGCAAGTGGGACCGGCTGTTGACGACACTGATAAAGGTGTCTTGAGACCCCATGCTATGGGTGGTCCTAATTTTAACTCTAAAGGAAGCTTGAGTTTGAGTACCTCCGCTGTTAGTGGCAGCGGcggtggcggcggcggtggtggtgtTGATTCAAGGACTAAAAAGAGAAAT ATTCATGGGGTTTTAAATGCAGTGAGCTGGGGGATATTATTTCCAATTGGGGCTATAATTGCAAGGTATTTAAGGAGTTTTCAATCTGCAGATCcgatttggttttatttacaTGTGGGTTGTCAGGTTTCTGCTTATGCAATTGGGGTTGCTGGGTGGGGAATGGGTATTAAACTCGGGAGTGAATCAAAGGGTTTTGAGTATTCCGGTCACCGGCGAATCGGAATTTCTCTGTTTGCTCTTGCTACATTGCAG ATTTTTGCATTGTTCTTGAGACCGAAGAAAGACCACAAGTATCGATTTTACTGGAACTTATATCACCACGGTGTTGGATACGCAATACTCATTCTCGGCATTCTGAATGTGTTCAAAGGTCTCGATATTCTGAACCCGGAAGGGAAATGGAAATCTGCCTACATAATCGTGATCGCCGTCCTGGGCGCGATAGCTTTGTTGCTCGAAATAATTACTTGGATAGTCGTTCTGAAACGGTCCAACAAGTCCACCAAGCCGTATGATGGATACAGTGGACAGGGCAGACAACAGCCGTTCACTTCATGA